A portion of the Rubritalea squalenifaciens DSM 18772 genome contains these proteins:
- a CDS encoding arylsulfatase: MKPSSLAFSTSMLSLIVFATTESFAASTWTNAGGNGDFYTEANWDSDPNTAGTQAPANGSIDAGSSITENLIISASSITGVSSAPILDGSSLDLLNGASLTMSNGTGIGSTTTASSPVTLDGSTMHAMFLARINLQITGYSTLTLDGPGNPVNSSTINFLTPTDATLRFTGESISNVRSEHLSKITLDGQSVTEGVDVEIIDLSGVTTVRLLNTDTDNDNLPDSWEIQYFGDLSRDGTGDFDNDNLTDSEEYNLGTRPDLTDTDGDTLEDGDEHLAGLDPNKKDTDGDLFDDNVETDTGFFLSASNTGTDPLNKDTDGDRIPDGVEYARGFNPLDSSNYPQMPNIILILADDLGYGELGSYGQQKILTPRLDQMAAQGMRFTQFYCGSAVCAPTRAMLLTGKHSGQAPIRNNGEVGNGYQTPLPAGSTTIATMLKQAGYATSCIGKWGLGGPGTTGEPKQQGFDHFFGYLGQVQAHHYYPSYQWRNDEKVILSQTLASQLGTTVDVTGANNSTGFDNLSLSLANKNNDGNVHSHDLQTKEAMDWITAHQSEPFFMYLAYPIPHVSVQAPAHIDDLTDADGIVFTNDRNGKGGRTCVDEFYPVDTNTGLRPFGAPIYHNGSGHYTYTDDKRHEYAAMISAMDRDIGRIVDLLESLNLDDNTLIIFTSDNGATFLGEVDRTYFDSMGGLRGAKGNLYEGGVREPFIAWWPGKIPAGQVSELVGHHDDLMATFAEATGTTHAPDTTGRSILPTLLGNSAEQSPRETFYWEFSNSSNWTRTLRKGDWKLHRVTNKSTGARSYELYDLSTDITESNNVVNTNPSIKDELERLMDAEHSPAPISTFFRPTDEFQTHSGVTVSFDTLGFSLSGTGQVITPLTEDISGPASFDLTTSRGGGFAFGSGDNFANMVQVSTTSNLFTLTYNGQSTSAAYPSGDPSTVSIKLTWNPETSTVTADFNGTQLQLVLSTPPALIDYIAYSVNGGSSSFNSATISLPLPAFELTHITPQISGDQLMLHYHRNQSGSYVYEFSDTLASNSWTTLSPLREQPVNLFGNQQSVMSSFIIREDKPKRFYRVRHVTP; this comes from the coding sequence ATGAAACCTTCCTCACTCGCATTCTCCACGAGCATGCTCAGCTTGATCGTATTCGCGACCACGGAGTCATTCGCAGCCTCCACCTGGACCAATGCCGGAGGAAATGGGGATTTTTATACCGAGGCGAACTGGGACAGCGATCCAAACACCGCAGGCACCCAAGCTCCCGCCAATGGCTCGATCGATGCAGGAAGCTCAATCACGGAGAATCTCATCATCTCAGCTAGCAGCATCACAGGTGTCAGCTCCGCTCCCATCCTGGATGGCTCCAGCCTAGATCTACTCAATGGTGCCAGCCTCACCATGAGCAATGGAACTGGCATCGGCAGCACCACCACAGCAAGCTCTCCAGTCACTCTGGATGGAAGTACCATGCACGCGATGTTCCTCGCCCGCATCAACTTGCAGATTACCGGCTACTCCACACTCACTCTCGATGGCCCGGGTAATCCGGTGAATAGCTCCACCATCAACTTCCTTACCCCCACAGATGCCACCCTGCGCTTTACGGGTGAATCCATTAGCAATGTACGCTCAGAGCACCTTTCAAAGATCACCTTGGACGGTCAGTCAGTCACGGAGGGGGTCGACGTAGAAATCATAGACCTCTCCGGAGTCACCACGGTTCGCTTGCTGAATACGGACACCGATAACGACAACCTCCCCGATTCCTGGGAGATTCAATACTTCGGAGATTTGAGTCGCGATGGCACGGGAGACTTCGATAACGATAACCTAACAGACTCAGAAGAATACAATCTCGGAACTCGACCAGACTTAACAGATACTGATGGTGACACTCTGGAAGACGGAGACGAGCATCTTGCAGGTTTGGACCCCAACAAGAAGGACACCGATGGCGACCTCTTCGATGACAACGTAGAGACGGATACCGGATTTTTCCTCTCTGCATCCAATACAGGAACTGACCCTTTAAACAAAGATACCGACGGTGACCGCATTCCCGACGGAGTAGAGTATGCTCGGGGATTCAACCCTCTGGATTCCAGCAACTACCCTCAAATGCCGAATATCATTCTCATCCTGGCAGACGATCTTGGCTATGGTGAGCTCGGCAGCTATGGGCAGCAAAAGATTCTCACGCCACGCTTGGACCAGATGGCCGCGCAGGGAATGCGCTTTACCCAGTTCTACTGCGGCAGTGCCGTTTGCGCTCCCACACGCGCCATGCTGCTGACGGGAAAACACTCCGGCCAAGCTCCGATCAGAAACAACGGGGAAGTAGGAAACGGCTACCAGACTCCTCTCCCAGCCGGCAGCACCACCATCGCCACTATGCTGAAACAAGCAGGCTACGCCACTTCCTGCATTGGCAAATGGGGACTCGGTGGCCCCGGCACGACAGGTGAACCGAAGCAGCAAGGCTTCGACCACTTCTTTGGTTATCTCGGCCAAGTTCAGGCCCATCATTACTACCCTTCTTACCAGTGGAGAAATGATGAAAAGGTCATCCTCAGTCAAACCTTGGCTAGCCAGCTAGGAACCACTGTCGATGTCACCGGAGCCAACAACAGCACAGGCTTTGATAACCTGTCCCTGAGTCTCGCTAACAAGAACAACGATGGTAACGTGCACTCGCACGACTTACAGACCAAGGAAGCCATGGACTGGATCACAGCCCACCAGAGCGAACCCTTCTTCATGTACCTCGCCTACCCTATTCCGCACGTCTCCGTTCAGGCTCCTGCCCATATTGATGATCTCACGGATGCTGACGGCATCGTCTTCACCAATGACCGCAATGGGAAAGGTGGCCGCACCTGTGTCGATGAATTCTATCCTGTCGACACCAATACAGGCCTCCGCCCCTTTGGCGCCCCGATCTATCACAACGGCAGCGGCCATTACACCTACACGGACGACAAGCGCCATGAATACGCAGCCATGATCTCCGCCATGGACCGTGACATTGGCCGCATTGTCGACCTACTGGAATCACTCAACCTCGATGACAATACGCTGATCATCTTCACTTCTGACAACGGAGCCACCTTCCTAGGCGAAGTAGACCGCACCTACTTCGACTCCATGGGGGGACTGCGTGGTGCCAAAGGCAATCTTTATGAGGGGGGCGTTCGTGAACCTTTCATCGCCTGGTGGCCAGGAAAAATCCCTGCCGGCCAAGTCAGTGAACTCGTCGGCCATCATGACGACCTCATGGCCACCTTCGCGGAAGCCACTGGCACCACTCATGCCCCAGACACCACAGGCCGCTCGATTCTTCCCACCCTGCTCGGCAACAGCGCCGAGCAAAGCCCACGTGAAACCTTCTACTGGGAATTCAGTAACAGCTCTAACTGGACACGTACTCTCCGCAAAGGCGACTGGAAACTTCATCGGGTTACAAACAAAAGTACCGGGGCAAGATCCTATGAACTCTATGACCTTTCCACTGACATCACCGAGTCTAACAACGTAGTTAATACCAACCCCAGCATCAAAGATGAACTAGAACGGCTGATGGATGCAGAGCACTCCCCAGCACCTATCAGCACCTTCTTCCGCCCTACGGATGAATTCCAGACACACTCCGGGGTCACGGTCAGTTTCGACACGCTTGGCTTTAGCCTCAGTGGCACAGGCCAAGTCATCACCCCGTTAACTGAAGACATCAGCGGCCCTGCATCCTTTGACCTCACTACCAGTAGAGGCGGAGGATTCGCCTTCGGATCTGGAGACAACTTCGCCAACATGGTTCAAGTTTCTACTACCAGCAACCTGTTCACGCTGACCTACAATGGCCAGAGCACCTCTGCCGCCTACCCTTCCGGAGACCCAAGCACGGTGAGCATCAAGCTTACTTGGAACCCTGAGACCAGCACGGTCACTGCCGACTTCAATGGCACCCAGCTTCAGCTCGTCCTCTCCACTCCACCAGCCTTGATCGACTACATCGCCTACTCGGTCAACGGAGGAAGCAGTAGTTTCAATTCCGCCACGATCTCCCTACCCTTGCCCGCCTTTGAGCTCACCCATATCACCCCCCAGATTTCTGGTGATCAACTGATGCTTCACTACCATAGAAATCAGAGCGGCAGCTACGTCTACGAATTCTCAGACACACTTGCTTCAAATAGCTGGACCACCCTCTCCCCACTGCGCGAACAGCCCGTAAATCTCTTCGGTAACCAACAGTCGGTTATGAGCTCTTTCATCATCAGAGAGGATAAGCCCAAGCGCTTTTACCGCGTGCGCCACGTCACCCCCTAG
- a CDS encoding sialidase family protein, which yields MSLIHNITTFTGLILLSAEFATAQSSPPGTPVAWYKSDQGLVTDGTNVTSWEDQIGSKHLDRVIGTPTFLTQSTASSEAPVLRFDGNDSLWIASSSLSYTGDRTIVVYARINDTNDGFLFDGSSNAGLSRAQIRSNQWQAGIQPSGNGDSADTVTGSVTTGQWQTHTFVFNQWWNSGNTSNDHTVYHYINGTLEHQYDTETNTGLAGLILAGNVAGQRNLNTDIAEVIVYDSALTSTQASDAHSYLSTKWGQPSDVPMSLASADTIQNSQMVLTTQAATYPLVALELNTTGTLSPFNLTSIQFDLAGTTDLQNISAVKIFTGSNPDFSGTADAVITSGLDSTLSVDLSHTLSEGTNAIWVAVQTQTPLSTGNLIDGRILGYTITGPQAGSYSPVNTDPDGALTVGSGVYAHVLRKGGDDGSSSYRIPALVTTNAGTLIAGFDVRWNHSGDLPANVDTAIMRSTDGGITWGPMQIIMDFDANEPGSSGNGVGDPALLVDRVTGRIWCAALWSFGNNGWAGSGPGLSAEDTGQYMLNYSDDDGLTWSTPQSITASIKDSSWNLYFQGPGKGICTRDGVLVFPSQYRDSSGVPRSNFIYSTDQGTTWHTAAPTIPSGSPWTTEAQIVELDSGDLLISMRNHDGRKERLWCTYSWDHETETIADGSWGTPWFDQNCPTVMASVQRHSSTLDGHPYSVILFSNPDNPSARSKMTIRASINEGQSWDYSRKIDDRPAAYSCMTTLPNGDIGILYETGDSSSIATLTFMRFPLSWLVGDTDSDEDGIPDFYEDTNVLDKNNAADATEDADQDGQNNHAEYLASTNAQDASSQLAMKQLNKTDSGLQLQWKSVPNKIYTLEYSSSLQQGSWLPVPGMENIRSNSVLSSLEIPQGNTPQGFYRIRAN from the coding sequence ATGTCTCTCATACACAACATCACTACATTCACTGGACTCATCCTGCTGTCAGCCGAGTTCGCTACGGCCCAAAGCAGCCCTCCCGGAACCCCGGTAGCCTGGTACAAGTCCGACCAAGGCCTGGTTACCGACGGCACGAATGTCACCAGCTGGGAAGACCAGATCGGCAGCAAGCACCTGGATCGCGTCATCGGCACACCGACCTTCCTCACCCAATCCACGGCCAGCTCAGAAGCTCCCGTGCTCAGATTTGATGGCAACGACTCTCTATGGATTGCCAGCAGCTCCCTCAGCTACACTGGCGACCGCACCATTGTCGTCTATGCCCGCATCAATGACACCAATGACGGTTTCCTTTTTGACGGTTCCAGTAATGCCGGCCTGAGCCGCGCCCAGATCCGCAGCAACCAGTGGCAGGCTGGCATCCAGCCCAGCGGGAACGGTGACAGCGCAGACACCGTCACAGGCTCCGTGACGACTGGCCAATGGCAGACTCACACCTTTGTCTTCAACCAATGGTGGAACTCGGGAAACACAAGCAATGACCACACTGTCTACCACTACATCAATGGAACACTAGAGCATCAGTACGACACGGAAACAAACACAGGCCTGGCCGGACTCATTCTTGCTGGCAATGTAGCGGGTCAACGAAACCTCAACACAGACATCGCTGAAGTCATCGTCTACGATAGCGCGTTGACAAGCACTCAAGCGTCCGACGCTCACTCCTACCTGTCCACCAAGTGGGGACAACCCTCGGACGTGCCAATGTCACTCGCCAGTGCGGATACCATCCAGAACAGCCAGATGGTCCTCACCACCCAGGCAGCCACCTATCCACTCGTTGCTTTGGAGCTCAATACTACGGGCACCCTCTCCCCCTTTAACCTCACATCCATCCAGTTTGACCTGGCTGGAACAACCGATCTGCAAAACATCTCCGCAGTCAAAATTTTCACAGGATCAAACCCAGACTTCAGCGGAACTGCGGATGCGGTGATCACCAGCGGTTTGGATTCCACCCTGTCTGTGGATCTGAGCCACACCCTGAGTGAAGGCACCAATGCCATCTGGGTAGCCGTACAAACCCAGACTCCACTCAGCACGGGTAATCTCATCGACGGCCGCATCCTCGGCTACACCATCACAGGCCCTCAAGCGGGCAGCTACAGCCCAGTAAACACAGATCCCGATGGAGCCCTCACTGTAGGCTCAGGAGTCTATGCCCATGTTCTCCGCAAAGGTGGGGATGATGGCTCCAGCAGCTACCGCATCCCCGCCTTGGTCACCACCAATGCCGGCACCCTGATTGCAGGCTTCGACGTGCGCTGGAATCACTCTGGCGACCTTCCCGCCAATGTGGACACCGCCATCATGCGCTCCACCGATGGAGGAATCACCTGGGGCCCCATGCAAATCATCATGGACTTCGATGCCAACGAACCCGGCAGCTCAGGCAATGGTGTCGGCGACCCAGCTTTACTGGTAGACAGAGTGACCGGCCGCATCTGGTGTGCCGCGCTCTGGTCATTCGGCAACAACGGCTGGGCAGGCTCAGGCCCTGGCCTCTCCGCCGAAGACACCGGACAGTACATGCTCAACTATTCTGATGACGACGGCCTCACCTGGTCCACTCCACAGTCGATCACGGCCTCCATCAAGGACTCATCCTGGAATCTCTACTTCCAAGGTCCAGGTAAAGGCATCTGCACACGCGATGGAGTACTGGTTTTCCCCTCACAGTATCGTGACTCAAGCGGCGTACCGCGCTCCAACTTCATCTACTCCACGGACCAGGGGACTACCTGGCACACAGCGGCTCCCACCATCCCTTCCGGCTCTCCCTGGACGACCGAAGCTCAGATCGTCGAACTGGACAGTGGCGACCTCCTCATCTCCATGCGTAACCACGACGGACGCAAAGAGCGCCTCTGGTGCACCTATTCCTGGGATCATGAGACCGAGACTATTGCCGACGGCTCATGGGGAACTCCCTGGTTCGACCAGAACTGCCCCACAGTCATGGCAAGCGTACAGCGCCACAGCTCTACCCTGGATGGCCACCCCTACTCCGTTATTTTGTTCTCCAACCCGGACAATCCCTCGGCACGCAGCAAGATGACCATCCGCGCCTCAATCAACGAAGGCCAGAGCTGGGACTACTCACGCAAGATCGATGACCGCCCGGCAGCTTATTCCTGCATGACCACACTCCCTAATGGGGACATCGGCATCCTCTATGAAACTGGGGATTCATCTTCCATCGCCACACTCACCTTCATGCGCTTCCCACTCTCATGGCTGGTCGGCGACACGGATTCAGACGAAGACGGGATACCTGATTTCTACGAAGACACAAACGTCCTGGATAAAAACAACGCCGCAGATGCCACTGAAGACGCTGACCAGGATGGCCAGAACAACCACGCGGAATACCTCGCCTCCACCAATGCCCAGGATGCCAGCTCACAGCTCGCGATGAAGCAGCTCAACAAGACCGATTCAGGCCTTCAGCTCCAATGGAAGTCTGTACCAAACAAGATCTACACCCTCGAGTATTCATCTAGCCTGCAGCAGGGATCCTGGCTCCCCGTACCCGGCATGGAAAACATCAGATCCAACTCAGTACTCAGCAGCCTGGAGATTCCACAAGGCAACACCCCGCAAGGATTCTACCGAATCCGGGCCAACTAA
- the carB gene encoding carbamoyl-phosphate synthase large subunit: MPKDTSIKKILVIGSGPIVIGQGCEFDYSGVQACKALAEEGYKVVLVNSNPATIMTDPEFAFRTYIEPITPEVVEKIIINEAPDALLPTLGGQTALNTAMELFKSGTLDKHNVRMIGANADAIDKGEDRLRFKEAMLKIGLDLPQSGVAHTMEEAHVIREEIGSFPLIIRPAFTLGGTGGGIAYNIEEFETICNRGIDLSPVNEILVEESLLGWKEYEMEVMRDCADNCVVICSIENFDPMGVHTGDSITVAPAQTLTDREYQIMRDASFACIREIGVETGGSNIQFSVNPEDGRCIVIEMNPRVSRSSALASKATGFPIAKIAAKLAVGYTLDELSNDITRETPASFEPTIDYVVTKLPRFTFEKFTTADPVLTTQMKAVGEAMSIGRTFKESMQKALRSLETGRFGFGFDGKGPKEPTREEIERKLIVPNAERIFWLQVAFKNGWTVEEVFEATAIDRWFLEHLNIIVDEAKKVAETPNLLEDAYSLRRAKKLGFSDVQLGHLLDKDPDDVRAARKQHGIIPTYRLVDTCAAEFEAYTPYYYSTYGDENEARGGDKKRIMILGGGPNRIGQGIEFDYCCVHASFALKELGYETIMVNSNPETVSTDYDTSDKLYFEPLTLEDVLNICDQEKPDGVIVQFGGQTPLNLAADLERHGVPVIGTSPKSIELAEDRKYFSALLDRIGLKQAEAGTAVSEDEASAIADRIGFPVLVRPSFVLGGRGMMIVYNDEELRRYIREAADVTPNRPILVDRFLEGAVEVDVDCISDGETSVVGAIMQHIEAAGIHSGDSACVIPAPSLSEDITAQIIKGAKDLARELDVKGLMNIQFAVKDEELYVIEVNPRASRTVPFVSKSIGIPLAKLAAKVMAGKTLKELGFTEEVLPEHYCVKEAVFPWPKFPGIDIVLGPEMKSTGEVMGIDADLGLAYAKAQISAFNPLPTEGNVFFSVNDRDKPESLEIARELVDLGFTVYSTGGTYKFLKAEGVPVERLYKLAEQKRPNVMDMMKNGNISFVINTPSGHEAREDEVTIRSGAVTNKVSHCTNLAAAKASVQAIRSLKEKEFTVTPIQKYHGLI; this comes from the coding sequence ATGCCTAAGGACACTTCGATTAAGAAAATTCTCGTGATTGGCTCCGGCCCAATTGTTATCGGTCAAGGTTGTGAATTCGATTACTCAGGTGTTCAGGCCTGTAAGGCCCTGGCTGAAGAGGGTTACAAAGTCGTTCTCGTCAACTCCAACCCGGCCACCATCATGACCGACCCGGAGTTCGCCTTCCGCACCTACATCGAGCCGATCACTCCTGAAGTCGTCGAAAAGATCATCATCAACGAGGCTCCAGATGCCCTGCTCCCGACTCTCGGCGGCCAGACAGCGCTTAACACAGCCATGGAGCTCTTCAAGTCCGGCACCTTGGACAAGCACAACGTGCGCATGATCGGCGCCAATGCTGACGCGATCGACAAAGGTGAAGACCGCCTCCGCTTCAAGGAAGCCATGCTGAAGATCGGCCTCGATCTCCCTCAGTCAGGCGTCGCCCACACCATGGAAGAAGCTCACGTCATCCGCGAGGAAATCGGCTCCTTCCCACTGATCATCCGCCCAGCCTTCACCCTCGGTGGTACTGGCGGTGGTATCGCCTACAACATCGAGGAATTCGAAACCATCTGTAACCGCGGTATCGACCTCTCCCCAGTGAACGAGATTCTCGTAGAAGAATCCCTCCTCGGCTGGAAGGAATACGAAATGGAAGTCATGCGTGACTGCGCCGACAACTGCGTAGTGATCTGCTCCATTGAAAACTTTGACCCGATGGGCGTGCACACAGGTGACTCCATCACCGTAGCACCTGCGCAGACTCTCACTGACCGTGAGTACCAGATCATGCGTGACGCCTCCTTCGCCTGTATCCGTGAGATCGGCGTTGAGACCGGTGGTTCCAACATCCAGTTCTCTGTGAACCCGGAAGACGGCCGCTGCATCGTGATCGAGATGAACCCACGTGTATCCCGTTCTTCTGCTCTCGCTTCCAAAGCGACAGGCTTCCCGATCGCCAAGATCGCAGCCAAGCTCGCAGTCGGCTACACCCTGGACGAACTTTCCAACGACATCACCCGTGAGACCCCGGCCTCCTTCGAGCCGACCATCGACTACGTGGTGACCAAGCTCCCACGCTTCACTTTCGAAAAGTTCACCACAGCTGACCCAGTCCTCACCACTCAGATGAAGGCAGTCGGCGAGGCCATGTCTATCGGCCGCACCTTCAAGGAGTCCATGCAGAAGGCACTCCGCTCCCTCGAGACCGGCCGCTTCGGCTTCGGCTTCGACGGCAAAGGACCTAAAGAGCCAACCCGCGAGGAAATCGAACGTAAGCTTATCGTTCCTAACGCCGAGCGTATCTTCTGGCTGCAAGTCGCCTTCAAGAACGGCTGGACTGTGGAAGAAGTCTTCGAGGCGACAGCCATCGACCGCTGGTTCCTGGAGCATCTCAATATCATCGTCGATGAAGCCAAGAAAGTCGCTGAGACTCCAAACCTTCTCGAGGACGCCTACAGCCTGCGCCGCGCCAAGAAACTCGGTTTCTCTGACGTTCAGCTCGGCCACCTCCTCGACAAGGATCCGGACGACGTCCGTGCCGCCCGCAAGCAGCACGGCATCATCCCAACTTACCGCTTGGTAGACACCTGTGCGGCTGAGTTCGAGGCCTACACACCTTACTACTACTCCACCTACGGCGACGAAAACGAAGCGCGTGGCGGAGACAAGAAGCGCATCATGATCCTCGGCGGTGGCCCGAACCGTATCGGCCAAGGCATCGAGTTCGACTACTGCTGTGTGCACGCTTCCTTCGCACTCAAAGAGCTGGGTTACGAGACCATCATGGTGAACTCCAACCCTGAGACCGTGTCCACAGACTACGACACCTCAGACAAGCTCTACTTCGAGCCTCTCACCCTTGAGGACGTTCTCAACATCTGCGACCAGGAGAAGCCAGACGGCGTCATCGTCCAGTTCGGTGGCCAGACTCCGCTCAACCTCGCAGCAGACCTCGAGCGCCACGGCGTACCTGTTATCGGTACTTCACCAAAGTCCATCGAACTCGCAGAAGACCGCAAGTACTTCTCCGCACTGCTCGACCGCATCGGCCTCAAGCAGGCGGAAGCTGGCACAGCGGTCTCCGAAGATGAAGCATCTGCCATCGCGGACCGCATCGGCTTCCCGGTACTCGTCCGTCCATCCTTCGTTCTCGGTGGTCGCGGCATGATGATCGTCTACAATGACGAAGAACTCCGCCGCTACATCCGCGAAGCCGCAGACGTGACACCAAACCGCCCGATCCTCGTTGACCGCTTCCTCGAGGGAGCAGTTGAGGTGGACGTTGACTGTATCTCAGACGGCGAAACATCCGTGGTAGGTGCCATCATGCAGCACATCGAGGCGGCTGGTATCCACTCCGGTGACTCCGCCTGTGTGATCCCGGCTCCATCCCTCTCCGAGGACATCACCGCCCAGATCATCAAGGGTGCCAAGGACCTCGCTCGCGAGCTAGACGTCAAAGGCCTCATGAACATCCAGTTCGCGGTGAAGGACGAAGAACTCTACGTGATCGAAGTGAACCCACGTGCCTCCCGTACCGTGCCGTTCGTTTCCAAGTCCATCGGCATCCCACTCGCCAAGCTCGCCGCCAAAGTCATGGCCGGCAAGACCCTCAAGGAGCTCGGCTTCACCGAGGAAGTTCTTCCTGAGCACTACTGCGTGAAAGAAGCCGTCTTCCCATGGCCTAAGTTCCCAGGTATCGATATCGTGCTAGGCCCTGAGATGAAGTCCACTGGTGAAGTGATGGGTATCGACGCTGATCTCGGTCTCGCCTACGCCAAGGCTCAGATCTCCGCCTTCAACCCACTGCCAACCGAAGGAAACGTCTTCTTCTCCGTCAATGACCGTGACAAGCCTGAGTCTCTCGAGATCGCCCGCGAGCTCGTCGACCTCGGCTTCACCGTCTACTCCACTGGCGGCACCTACAAGTTCCTCAAGGCTGAGGGAGTACCAGTAGAGCGCCTCTACAAGCTCGCCGAGCAGAAGCGCCCGAACGTCATGGACATGATGAAGAACGGAAACATCTCCTTCGTCATCAATACCCCATCCGGCCACGAGGCACGCGAGGACGAAGTCACTATCCGCTCCGGCGCGGTTACCAACAAGGTCTCCCACTGCACCAACCTCGCAGCGGCCAAGGCCTCCGTTCAGGCCATCCGCTCACTCAAGGAGAAGGAATTCACCGTGACTCCTATCCAGAAGTACCACGGCTTGATCTAA